From the Zymomonas mobilis subsp. pomaceae ATCC 29192 genome, the window ACAATAATTGGTGGTTGATGTGCCGCTATAGCTTGATGAAGAGAAGATGGGGAAACGGGTGTTTCGTAAGCCTTATTCATTAAGGCCGTTAAGGTGTTCCGATGGCGGTTACTTTCGATGTATTGTGCCGCCGACCATGGATTTCCTCGTGCTCTTCTAGGAAGGGCTACATGTTTTCCTAAAAAAACAGCAAGATCTTCCGGCGAAGTAGGCACATGTTCTGCCGCTGTTATAGCGGATACGGCAGGCCCTAAATAAAAGGCTAATTTGTTTTGATGTAGGATATCCAGAATATCAGAAACGATATCCATTAGTTAGCTTCTTCTGCACGTTTACGTGCTTCCACAGTAATAGGTAATTTTGTATCAGCAGCCATAGCCGGAAGTTCTAATGTCCAACCATTTTTTAACCGGACCCAACCGCCCCAAATATCTTCTTTTTCTTGTTCAACAACAGGTTCTTCAAGATCTTTTTTAGGAACATAAACGGAGAGACCACGGGGGGTTTGGCGGACCATTATTTTCATGTATTTATCTCCGGCTCAATCTTAAGTTCACGCTTACGCATACCAACAATTCTACCCCGTTCGATAAAATCAACGGCATAGATATAATAACGTTGTAAAAAAACACCTACATCCCGGACATAACCCACATCCCCCTTATTAACGAGGATTTCACCGATATCAGCACCAGCAAAAGTTCCGTCATTTTTGACGTAAAGGGTTGCTCTTACCTTTGTCCCGGGTGGAAAGGCAGGTGGCTTCCGAATTTCAATTTCTTCATCGTCCATCCTGCCCTCCATTATTTATTGTATCTTGTAATAAAATTAGGCCGGTACACACGTATCAGGCATTGGGCAGACAGCGGCGCACTGAGGTGCATCAAACTGACCTTCGCATTCAGTGCATTTGTCAGCATTAACAACAAAAACGTCGCCCTTCATTTTGATCGCTGAATTGGGGCATTCAAATTCACATGCACCGCAAGCCGTGCAATTTTCTGCAACAATCTTATAAGCCATAACAAATATCCTTTATAAAAAAATAATACTTTCACTTAAATAAAATCGAGAGGGCTACAATCAAGCCGTCTGACGTTGTTCTTTTGAAAAACGTTCCGCATACCAGCTGGAAATACCGCTTTCGATCCATTCATGCGCAAAAGCATCAGTGGCTTCAATACCGGATTTTTCTAACTTTTCACGCGGACAATCTCCAATCCGGGCACATAACACAGCCTGGACCCCCTCAAGCGCTTTGACAATAACATCAAGCGCGTCCTCTTCACCTGCCCCGCCCGCGCAATAAGGCGGAATTTTACGGTGACTGATGAATTTCACTCCATGAGATGAGACTTCATAAATCTGGAATTCTTTAGCATGTCCGAAATGTTGATTGATCCGACCGCCTTGTTTGGATGCTATCGCAACAAGTACCGTCTGTTCAGCATCCAGCGCTGCCAAAGTTTGATTCGCGGATTCTTTTTGCTCTAAATGTTCACCTCGTTCTTGGGCAACAATCTCACGATAACTGTCACGTTTTGCCGGATTATAAGTTACTTCTTCAGCAACTTTGTCCATAGTAAATTCTTGACCCCGATCTTCCCCTAACATGCCGATAGCATCAGCACGGCACTGACGGCAGTGGCGCATCAGTTTCGTGCCGTCTGCTAATTCATTCTGTAAGGTCATTAATTCTGCATTGGTCGGGCCACGCTGTCCTATAAGGCCAAAATGTGTGCCATGCGCAGGATCAGAAATCAGCGGCATAACATTATGGAGGAAAGCCCCTTTTTCTTTAACCACACGGTTAACTTCGATCAGATGCTCGTCATTAATGCCCGGGATCATGACCGAATTGACTTTAGCCAGAATGCCTCGTTCTTTCAAAAGTTCTAAACCCAGCATCTGACGTTCATGTAGAATTTTTGAAGCCTCGACACCTGTCCAACGTTTGCCTTCAAAGAAAATCCAAGGATAGATTTTGGCCCCTATTTCAGGATCGACCATATTAATGGTAAGTGTCACATGATCAATGTTCATGCGTGTAATATCATCAATACAATCTGGTAATGCCAATCCATTAGTAGATAGACAGAATTTGACATCGGGAACCGTTTCCGCCACCAGCTCAAATGTCTCGCGGGTTTTATCCCAATCGTAACAAGCGTCCCCGGGGCCTGCGATACCCAGTACAGAAAGCTGGGAAACTTCATTGGCAACCGTTACAACTTTACGAAGTGCCTGTTCTGGTGTCATCCGTTCAGAAACAACACCGGGTCGGCTTTCATTCGCACAATCATATTTGCGATTGCAGTAATTACACTGAATATTGCAAGCCGGTGCTACTGCTACATGCATACGGGCAAAATACTGATGCGCATCTTCTGAGTAACAAGGATGATCTTTGACTTTTGCCCAAATCTCCGGTGGCAGTGTCTCTTTACCTGAACTACTTCCACAACTGGACGATGCACAACCTTGAGAGCTCGGCGCTGAAGACTTCGGCTGCGCTAGAGCTGATTTCAAAGGTTGGATATTAATGAGCTGAGCCATGATTTTCCTAACCGCTAACTGTCCTCTTATAAAAATGTATGCAATTAACATGCCAATATTGCATACTACCTTATAATGGGTATTAACGTCGGGTTCTTCAACAGGATTGTCTTAACTCCTACAAAATTGTCGGTATCGGTAAATTTTGTGAAATTATCAGACACTTCATAAAAAGACGAAGTATCTTCCGATTTAAAGCCAGATAGTTTTTGCACTAAAAGGCTTTAAAATTTTAAAACTTTTTGATCGAGATACCGTTTTTCCGAAGAGCATAGCCTATCTGTCTTGGGGTCATGCCTAAAATACGGGCAGCCTTTGCCTGAACCCAACCCGCTTTTTCCATAGCATCAATCAGATCTTCTTTTTGGCTGCGCTGATCGCCTTGATTAGCCGCGGCGGCACAGGTGGAAGAGGAAGGGCAGGGCGTTTGTACACCACCAAGGCCTATCTTCGATTGACAGCTATGCTTCACAGTTTCTTCTTGGGGGGGCTTTTGCCAGAATATAGAAGACAAACAGTTATCATCATGACAAGTGAAGTCCTCAGCCGTGATATCAGAACCACGGGCAAGCGTGGCTGTCCTACGGATACAATTTTCAAGTTCCCGAACATTTCCGGGGAAATAACAGTGGGATAATACCTCTAAAGCATCACTACTAATTGAAAGATTAGTATTATTCTCTTGATTAAAGCTTTTTAAAAACTGTTTTGCGAGCAAGGGAATATCAGAAGGATGCTCCCGCAAAGGCGGCAGAAAGATCGGAATAACACTTAATCGATAATAAAGATCAGCACGAAAATCTCCACGGCTGACGGCTTCTTCCAAATTGACATTTGTTGCAGCAATAACGCGAACATCAACCTTTAAAGTTCGTGTTCCGCCAACCCTTTCAAATTCGCCTTCTTGAAGAACACGAAGAAGCTTTGCCTGAAAATTAGGTGAAATTTCTCCAATTTCATCAAGGAATAGGGTACCACCATCAGCTAATTCGAAACGCCCCTTACGCATGCTAACGGCCCCCGTAAAGGCGCCTTTTTCATGTCCAAATAATTCAGATTCCAAAACCGATTCTGGTAATGCCGCACAATTAAGCTTGACGAAGGGATGCTTGCTACGGGGAGAGGCCATATGAATAGCTTGAGAAAATAACTCTTTTCCTGTGCCAGATTCACCGCGTAGTAAAACGGTTACATTATTCTTAGCAATAAGATTTATCTTATCAAGAATAGCCCTGATTGCAGGACTATTACCGATAATTCGGTTCGGCCCGTTTTCTGTAGAAGATGGCGGTGCTGGATCGTGATCTGGGACAGATTTTTTTAACAAAAGCTCATGTTCACGCCGAACCATACGGTGCAATCTTACCGTCTGCCCCAATAAACCTGCAACCATAGACAACATGCGGGCATCTCTGTCCGGTGCAAGAGATTCCTTTTCATTTCGGGGGGTGGGTCGGTCGATGAATAGAATACCCGACACTTTGTCACGGTCTAAAATAGGCACACCAATTACACAGGTTTTTTCATGAAGCTCCCATCCTTGCGCAGTACCAAAACTAAAATGTTTATCCTGCGTAATATCACGGATAATCAAAGGCATTTTACTGGTAACAATCTGACCCAGAACCTGCTCTGGGATAGAATCAAAATAAGCCTTGGCACCTACATGATCGCTCTTGGCGCTTACTATCATGTCAGGTTCCTGATTTTCATCAAACAGGGCAATAGCGGCTCTATTCAAGTCAATAAAATTCTCCAAAACGGAGATGACGCGTTTAATAAGCGTCACAGTTTCCATGGGCGCGCATAAAATTTTGGAAATTTCATAAAGTCCAAATAAGGCGGTATCGGCCCAGTTCGAATGACTTTCAGCTGCATTTTGTCTGTAGGCAAATTGTTTTGCAGGCATATAGTGCCCCCTACTGTGTTGCCTAAATGGAAAAGAATTTCACAGTCTCTTTTTGGACTATCTTAAAACATACAAAAACATCATAAAAATAACGTTTTTGTATAAAAAGGCAATAAAAAAATAAACATATATGTTTATTTAAATGATTATACCTAAAATCAGTAAGCTCACAACCTTAAGCGTGGTTTCCATATCCATAGCGCGCTCCTGAAAGTTGATCCTTGCTTTGATCCAATATAAGAATGTTTCACAAGATTTCATCCCTTGTGAAAGGTAAAATCTGGCTATTTTTTAGAAAAATTATAGATATCTGTTATGGGGCATTTTTCTATTTTTAGACAGATATGGATTTGTTAATTTAATATTAAATATCTTTATATAAATTTAAAATAAAATAATTTTATATTAAAAATTGTGTTTTTATATCTTAATTTCACAATTAAAATTATTATTTTTGGATTTTAAATATTTATTTTCAATTTTACGCAGTGTATGGAAATTATGTTTCTGATTCTCACCACCTAGAGATATTTTGCAAGGTAAAACATAATGAAAAAATGGCGGTCCTGTAAAAGGTTTGTCTTATGCTATGCCGTGCTCTCTTTTGGCTTTGCGGCAGAAGGGTTTGCCGAACAACCAATTATTAAAGAGACGCATGACAATGCTGTTAGTAATGAGGGGGATTCAACTGACACAAACGATAACAGGTCTTCGTCCAAGACAACTAAAAATAATACTATTGAACCTTCTGAATCTCCAAAAGATATTACAGTTAATGCCAAGATGACAAATGGTACAGGGGCACGTACATCCTTACCTGTTGTTAATTTTGGCCCATTGGGTGACATGAAACCAGAAAATGCGCCTTTTTCTATTCTCAGCGTTCCCCATGATGTAATTCGCAACCAACAGGCACGTAATGTCAATGATCTGATGCAATATTTGCCATCGGTTCAATTGGAAATGAGAGGTGATCCCGGAACTTCTCGACCGCAGTCTCGTGGTTTTGAATCAGACGTCATCGCCAATAGCCGGATGGATGGCTTTAACATTGCGACGACAACGCCTTATGCGGCAGAACAATTTGATAATCTGCAGGTCTTAAACGGATTAAGCGGCGCTATCTATGGTCCTCAAAATCCGGCGGGTACTTTTGAATATACGCTAAAGCGTCCGACTACCGAAATGATGGAAGATTTTTCTGTGGGTATCGATTCACGCGGTACCGTAACAGAAGCTGCTGATATTGGTGGATCAACGGGTAAGGATAACTGGTTCGGATATCGTGTTAATCTTGTTCATGGGGCCGGTTCCAATTACGTTCGTACGGGGCATATAAACCGTAATTTAGTCAGTGGCAGCTTTGATATTCATGTCGATTCAAAAACGGTTATTGAATTGAATGCCAGTCACTATAGCTACGATCAGCGGGGTGGCGCACCAGGATTTTCTTACAGCAATAATATTCAGCTTCCAACAGCGCCAGATATAAGCACCCCTTATCTCGGGCAGAGCTATGCCGGTTATAATGCCAAAACGGATACGGCTTCTGGAAAAATCAAACATCAATTTAATGAAAACTGGAGTGTCGTCGCCGGCGGCTTATGGCAGAATGCGTTTCGTGACGTATTTTCAAATGCCAATACGCTAACAGATAATTATGGCGATTATAAACAGACTATTGCTTCTGCTGCGACAGCCTATCGTTTTAAAATCGGTAGTAATCTTGCTTATTTAAATGGACGTGTTCACACGGGTTTTGTGACCCATGATTTGGCTTTAGGTACCAACGGCTATGTCATGAGTAATTATAACCCTACCAGTAGCCAAACTTTTACGCTGGGTAATAGTAATCTTTATAATCCAACCAAATTTTCTAGCGTACGTCCCCATTCATCAGGTAGCTATCGTTCTGCTATCGCCCGTAATCAGTCATTAATTGTCAGTGATATGATTACTTTTAACAAGCATTGGTCTATCTTAGGGGCATTCAGTTGGAGCTGGATGACATCTTCAAGTTGGAATAAAGCGGGTACTCGAACCGCTCATAACTATACCCAAGGGGCCTTTAGTCCGAATACAAGTTTGATTTATCATCCCCTTGAAGGTCATACGGCCTATTTCACTTGGGGACGCAGTTTACAACAAGGTGTGACTGCACCCGCAGGTTCTATCAACCAAGGCCAAATTCTTAATCCTTATGAAAGCGAAGAATACGAACTCGGCTATAAGGTGAAATGGGAAAAACTGTCCTTAAATGTAGCAGGTTTTCGCATGACCCGTCCTTATGCATACATGGATTCCTCGACGGGGGTTTATGGTATGTACGGAACCCAGCGTAACTGGGGTTTTGAATTCCAGATGGCTGGCCATATCCGACATGATCTATCGATTTTAGGGGGCGTGACTTGGCTGGACGCCAAGGTTGGATCAACAGGCGATGCTACAACATCGCATAAAGAAATTGTGGGTGTACCCCCTGTTCAATCTAATATCTTGATTGACTATACTTTGCCATTTTCAAAAGAGAGTTTGGCAAATGGTTTAGCCATCAATGGTAGCGTGCACTATACTGGAACGCGAGCTGCAAATAATACCAATACGACCTATGCCCCACAATATGTGACCGCGAATATTGGTATCCGTTATCCTTTCAAAATGGCTAATAAACCATGGGTCGCTCGTTTCACTGTTAACAACCTTATGAATGAGCATTACTGGGCATCGGTCTACCCTTCTTCTATTAATGGTGCCGCTGGCGGGACCAATAGTGCTTATGCTGGGTTACCTCGTACTTATCAATTTACCTTGGAATGCACTTTATAATAAAAGTTTTATTTTATCTTAAAGGACAGATGTCCTCTTAAAAAAGCCGGAAGATTTCAATCCTAAATCTTCCGGCTTTCCTTGTTAGTATATCGTGGGGCAGTGAACCCCATTTGAGAAAAAGACTTAAGGAAAATTTTAGTTTTTTTTGCCTGATATTTTAAGGATCGTTTTCTGTAAAAAATAAAGCAAGCGTATATTTTTCTTCTTAAAAAATGAGGCCACAGCCTTTCTTTTACACATATCGGTCTTTTTAAACGACATAATATGTCTGTTTTGTTACTTTTACGACAATAAGTCAGACGAATCCTCCCATTGACCGTTGGAAACCTATTAAACTAAGGACCAAACGGTGAATGGCACAAAAATTGCAAAAAAGTTCACAAACGACCAATTTTTACATATTTCGTCTATCCGTTTAAGTTCAGAAGGCGGGGATGTTGGAAGGAGGAAAACGGTTTAATCGCCTTATTACCTCCGAGGGAAGGAAGGTTAAGTGACGGATATACTACTGTTGGTAGTGAGCGCCTGCCTTGTAAACAATGTGATATTAACGCGTTTTTTAGGACTTTGTTCCTTTATGGGCGTGACGACGCGTGTAGATACGGCGGTAGGGATGGGTGCAGCGTGCACCTTTGTGATCACGACCTCTGCGATGGCAAGTTGGGCATTGGAACATTGGTTACTAGCCCCCTTTGGTCTTGGGTATCTTCGCACGGTGACCTTTATTCTGATCATCGCGTCGGCGGTGCAGCTGACAGAGTCATTTTTTCGTAAATTTTCACCGACGTTGTTTCGTTTGCTGGGTATTTATTTGCCATTGATCACAACGAACTGTGCGGTGTTGGGTATAACGTTGCTTTTAGTAGAGCAGCGGTATGGTTTTGTAGACAGTACGATTTTCGCCTTTGCCTCGTCAGTGGGATACAGTTTGGTGATGGTGTTGTTTGCAGGGTTGCGAGAAAGATTGGCGTTAGCGGTAACGCCCCGTTTGTTTGAAGGGCCACCCGTTGGTTTTATCACAGCCAGCTTGCTGGCGCTGGCTTTCATGGGATTTTCAGGGATGTCGGTGCATTAAGCCAAGAGAGTAAGCTTAGGGGAAAGGGACTGTCGCTATGTTGATTGCCATTATAAGCCTGAGTGTGATGGGGTTGTTGCTGGGTCTGATGTTGGGCCTGTCGTCGAATCTGTTACGGGTAGAAGAAGATCCGATAGATGGTGAGTTGCAGGCATTATTGCCGGGGTCGCAATGTGGCCAGTGCGGTTATGTGGGTTGTGCCCAATATGCCGCGGCGATGGCGCATGATGGAGCGCCTTTGACAGCCTGCACGCCGGGAGGCCGTAATGTAGCGGAAGCCCTGGCGAAAGCGTTGGGCGTCAGTCTGGATTTATCGGATAGCGAGGATACAGGGCCAAAGACAGCTGTGGTGCATGAAGAGCTGTGCATAGGATGCACAGCGTGTATCCGCGATTGTTCCAGTGATGCGATTATTGGTGCGGCGCGTCAGATACATACGGTGGTGGGTGATGTTTGCCATGGTTGTGGTAAATGTGAAGCGGCCTGTCCGACGGGGGCTATTGAAATGGTGCCTGTTGCGATCACGCTCGACAATTGGCATTGGGACAAGCCGAATCTGGCTATTCAAGATGCGATGGAAAATCAGGCCTTTTCAACCAAGGAATTGGCACAAAGGATAACAGCAGAAGCGGATGGTCCACAGGGTGAGGCCTATAAGGCGCATCTGGAACAAGAAGCGGCCAAAGAAGAAGCGGCAGGCTAGGGGAAAAGACATGAAGTTATTTTCAGTCCGCGGTGGAATTCATCCCAGCTACCGGAAACAAGCGACCACCGGCAAAAAGATGGAAGTGTTACCGGTTGTTCCTTTTTACTTTCTACCCTTGCGTCAGCATTCAGGGGCCCCAGCCGAGCCGATAGTGAATGTTGGTGATCATGTGGGGAAAGGCCAATTATTGGCAGAAGGGGCAGGTCGGATTTCAGCGCCAGTCCATGCGCCGACCTCAGGGATTATCCGAGCGATTCAAGAGATGACGGCTCCGCATCCTTCGGGATTAGCGGGTCAGACGATTGTGTTGGAATCCGATGGGAAGGATGAATGGGCGTCCTTACCAGAGGCTTTTTCAGATCCTTTTTCGATTGATCCGGGTGTTATTCGGGATCGTGTGGCTTGGGCGGGCATTGTGGGTTTAGGGGGAGCGGCCTTTCCCGCTGCGGTGAAGCTTGAACAAAGCAGTCGTAAACCGATCAAGATGGTCGTGTTAAACGGCGCCGAATGTGAACCCTATTTGACGGGTGATGATCGGATCATGCAGGAACATGCGGATGAGGTTATTTCAGGTGGCCGCCTGATAGCCCATTCAGTGGGTGCCCCCAAAGTTATCATCGGGATTGAGCGCAATAAGCCTGAAGCGATTGCGATCATGAAGAAAGCGGCTTTGGCTTATGACAATGTCGAGATTGCGGATTTACCGGCACAATATCCGGTGGGTTCGGCGCGTCATTTGGTTCAGGCCTTAACGGGTTTAGAGATTTCAGCACGCACGCGTATCGCCGATGTTGGGGTGTTGGTACATAACGTTGGGACAGCGCGGGCTGTTTGGCGTGCGGCCCATTATGGTGAGCCGCTGATCACGCGCACGGTGACGGTTTCAGGGGGTGGGATAAACGATCCTAAAACCTTGGAAGTGGCGCTTGGCACACCGGTTCGCGCCTTGATCGATTATTGTGATGGGATGAATAACAAAGCGGAGCAGGTGGTAACCGGTGGGCCGTTAATGGGGGTAGGTTTACCTAATATTGATGTGCCCGTGATCAAGGGGACGGCTGGTATTTTAGCCTTGACGCCTCAGGAAATGGACCATCGTCCGGCCGCTGCCTGTCTACGTTGTGGTCGTTGTGTGGATGTTTGCCCTTGTGGTCTCAGTCCGGTCGAGATGGCCAGTCTGATTCGACGCGACAAGCTGGAAGAGACAGAAAAGCTTCAGGTGATGGATTGTTTCTCCTGTGGTTCTTGCTCTTATGTTTGTCCGTCTCATCTGCCTTTGGTGCAATATTTTAATTATGCCAAAGGCGAGATTTGGAACAAGCGCAGTGAAGAAAGAAAAATAAGCCGTATCAAAGCTTTGGCAGAAGCCAAAGAAGCGCGATTAGCCGCAGTTGCCGAACAGCGAAAGCAAGCAGCAGCCCGCGCCAAAGCAGCGAAAGCGGCAGCTACTAAGGAAGAGAAGGCGGTTCAATGAGTGCCAGTATAGCCATCAGTGGGCCATTTACCCATGCTGATAACAGTGTTCAGCGTACCATGCTTTTGGTTATGTTGGCTCTTCTACCAGCCACCTTATTCGATATTTGGTTATTTGGCTGGCCTGCATTATTTTTGTTTGTATTAACGATTGCTTTTTGCCTTTTAGTGGAAGCGCTGTGTTTAAAGCTGGGGCATCGTCCGGTTATGCCAGCGCTTTGTGATGGGTCAGCGATTTTAAGCGGTTGGCTTATTGCATTAAGTTTGCCGCCTTGGGCGCCTTGGTGGATTGCCTTATTAGGGGCTGTTTTTGCAATGGCCTTAGCCAAGCAGATTTTTGGCGGCTTGGGTCAGAATTTGTTTAATCCGGCGATGGTAGCCCGTGTGGCGCTGTTGATTTCCTTTCCGGTGCAGATGACCCAGTTTGCAGCGCCGCATCCTTTGTTTACAGCGCATGCCCCTGACTTTCTGACTGGTTTGCGGATTACTTTAGGCTGTGAGGGTAACCTTGATTCCTTAAGTGCAGCCTCGGCCTTGGGGCATATCAAAACCGAATTAACGCGCGGTATCCCAGTAACGAGCACAGTAAAAAGTCTTCCTAGTTTAAAAGACATGATCTTGGGCATCAAGCCGGGTTCAATGGGGGAAACCTCGGCATTGTTCATTCTTTTAGGGGGCTTATTTCTGTTATGGCGCCGGATTATCACGTGGCATATTCCGGTGGCGATGTTGGTCACGCTTTTTGGTCTGGGATGGATATTTTCTTCGATCAATCCGAACCGTTTCGCTTCAGGCGTGATTGAGTTGTTATCCGGGGCCTCGATGCTGGGCGCTTTCTTTATTGCGACCGATTATGTGACATCGCCCGTTTCCAAAAAGGGACAGCTGGTTTTTGGTTTCGGGGTCGGGTTTTTGACCTGGGTTATCCGCAGCTTTGCCGGTTACCCGGAAGGGGTCGCTTTTGCCGTGTTGTTGATGAATGCGACCACGCCGATCATAGATCATTATTGCCGCCCACGCGTGTTCGGTCGTACGCGCCAAGGACAGCCGGTGGCTTTTGGGGATGCTAAATGACCGAACAAAAGGACGAAGCTGAAGAGCGTAAAGAGGCCGTTGAACAAGATGCCTTGTTTCGGGCTGATGAAGCGATGCATGCCGATGATAAAGCCGAAAAGGAAAAACCCTTTTTCATTCATGGCTTTGTTTTAGCAGTTTTCTGTTTAGGTTTTGGGGCGTTGTTGGCGCTTACCTATCATCTGACGGTCAAGACGATTGCCGAGCGGGGCGTTGAAGATCAGCAGGCCTCTTTGTCGCAGGTTATTCCTGACTCCATTCATGACAATGATATTTCGGCCAACCCGATCCACGTTAAGGATGCTGACGGTCGGGATGTTGAAGTATTCCGCGCTCTAAAAGAGGGGCATGTGACAGGCGTTGCCTATGAGATTTTAGGCAGTGGCTATAGTGGTGAAATCCGGCTGATGATGGGGGTGGATGATCAGGGTAAGATTTTGGGTGTCAGAACCCTTGCCCACAAAGAAACCCCGGGTCTTGGCGATAAAATCGAAGCTACGAAATCCGATTGGATTCTTCGCTTTACCGGTCTTTCTAGCAGCAATCCGCCTGCTGAAAAATGGAAGGTCAAAAAGGACGGAGGTCAATTTGACCAGTTCTCGGGCGCTACCATTACACCTCGCGGTGTGGTAGCGGCGATCCACCGGGGTTTGCAGTTCTTTGCGACT encodes:
- a CDS encoding RnfABCDGE type electron transport complex subunit D, whose product is MSASIAISGPFTHADNSVQRTMLLVMLALLPATLFDIWLFGWPALFLFVLTIAFCLLVEALCLKLGHRPVMPALCDGSAILSGWLIALSLPPWAPWWIALLGAVFAMALAKQIFGGLGQNLFNPAMVARVALLISFPVQMTQFAAPHPLFTAHAPDFLTGLRITLGCEGNLDSLSAASALGHIKTELTRGIPVTSTVKSLPSLKDMILGIKPGSMGETSALFILLGGLFLLWRRIITWHIPVAMLVTLFGLGWIFSSINPNRFASGVIELLSGASMLGAFFIATDYVTSPVSKKGQLVFGFGVGFLTWVIRSFAGYPEGVAFAVLLMNATTPIIDHYCRPRVFGRTRQGQPVAFGDAK
- the rsxG gene encoding electron transport complex subunit RsxG; its protein translation is MTEQKDEAEERKEAVEQDALFRADEAMHADDKAEKEKPFFIHGFVLAVFCLGFGALLALTYHLTVKTIAERGVEDQQASLSQVIPDSIHDNDISANPIHVKDADGRDVEVFRALKEGHVTGVAYEILGSGYSGEIRLMMGVDDQGKILGVRTLAHKETPGLGDKIEATKSDWILRFTGLSSSNPPAEKWKVKKDGGQFDQFSGATITPRGVVAAIHRGLQFFATNKNRLLENPDVK